From the genome of Fibrobacter sp. UWT2:
GGCGGCTACATTCACCTGAAGGCAATTCCCGGGGCCAGTCGCGAGCTTTTGTACCAGGCGGGACTTTATGCCGACCGCAGCAGCGTGAATATCGAAATTCCAACCGATAGGGCGTTACAATACCTCGCCCCCGAAAAGAACCACGCCTCCATCATGACTCCCATGAATTTTCTTGCCGAAAAGAAGATGGAATATAAGGCGGATCATTCCCGCTATTCGCCGAAGTTCTTGCCGGCAGGTCAAAGCACCCAGATGATTGTTGGGGCAGCAGGGGAGTCGGACTTGCAAATTCTGACGCTTTCCAATGGATTCTACAAGCAACAGCAAATGAAGCGCGTGTATTTTTCAGGCTATGTACCGATCAACGCCGACAAGCGTCTCCCGGCGCTCACGACCAAGCCGCCCCTGGTGCGCGAACACAGGCTTTATCAGGCCGACTGGCTCATGCGTTTCTACAAGTTCGGTTTTGATGAAATTGTAGACAAGGCCAATCCGAATTTGGACCTGGACTTGGATCCGAAAGCGGCCTGGGCATTGCGCCACCCGGAATTTTTCCCTATCGACATCCAAACGGCTGACTACGAAATGCTCTTGCGCGTGCCGGGCATAGGCGTAAAATCCGCACAACTCATTGTCTCGGGACGCAGATTCTCCAAAATCCGACTGGAACAGCTAAAAAAGATGGGGGTTGTCCTCAAGCGGGCTCAATACTTCATTTACCACCCGGATACTCCAGCTTGTTTGCGCAGGCTATACCCCGAAATGGTGCGGCCTCTGCTGTTGCCCAAGCCCCAGCCGTTGCAACTGGATTTATTTACCAACCAACCCCTCGCACTCCCTGCTTAAACCAGCCAACTCCCAACTGTCTACTGCCTACCATCTACTGTCTACTTCCTACTGTCTACTACCATGCTTTCCATTTCTTACGATTCAACCTTCGATGGCTTCTTGAGTGTCGTATTCGAGATTTACCGCCAGCACCTAGAAGTGGGCGAGATTCATGGCGACCGCAGTACATCGCCTTGCAACCTCTTTATGCAGCCATTTCGCATCGAAACCTGCGAAGAAGAGGCGGCAAGACTCAAGCGGGCTATCGAAAATTACGCCAGCGCCGATATCCTGGAACTTTTGCATGTAGCTTTCCGCTCCGAAGAAGAGGGCATCGAGATGAAGATTCTTGCCTATCTACGCAAAGTTTTTGACGGCAAGGATCCAAAATACGCCAAGAACCCGACCTCCGACGAAATGCTCCCGCTGTTCATGACTGCACGTGCCGTGCGTCACGAAGCTGGCGGAATGCTCGGACTTGTTCGCTTCAGCAAGACATCTGACGGCACGTATTTCGCCGAAATCGAGCCCAAATACGACATTCTAGATCTGATTGTGGGGCATTTCCGCGGGCGGTTTGCTAACGAAAAGTGGGCGATTTACGATTCCAAACGCGGTTTTGGAGTGTATTACGCAGGCCATGAGCTAGCAGAAATTACCATTCCGAACATGGATGCCGTCTCCAAAGCCACTCCGCCCGACGAAATGGTTCGCCTCTGGCAAGATTACTACCAGTCCATCGCCATCAAGGAACGCGAAAATCCAAAACTCTTAAAGCGTTGCCTACCCGTGTACTACTGGAAACACCTGCCCGAAAGGCAATTTTCCCGCTGTTGACAGCATTCCAACCATTTTGATGCGATTTTTCAAAAAAAATGCCCTTATTTATCCAAATAATTGTATTTTTCTTTTGAAAATAATGGAGAATTTGTTGTTATGAACATGGTTTCGGCTAAACCGGGATTTTTTGTACAGGATCGTTTTTTATATAGCAAGGATAACGAAAAGGTGATTCTTCGTGGAATCAACCATATGTTTATTTGGACAGACCGCGAAGGAAAAACCATTCCCGAAATAGCCAAGACGGGAGCCAATTGCGTAAGAATCGTTTGGAATACCCGCGGCCGCGTGAGCGACCTCGACAACATTATTGCGCAGTGCATATCTAACGGAATGATTCCCATTCCCGAAATTCACGATACCACGGGCAACTGGGAACGCCTGGGCGATGCTGTCGATTTCTGGCTCCGCGAAGAAACGGTGCAGATGATTTCGAACCATCAGCAGTACTTGATTCTGAACATCGGTAACGAACCGGGTGCAGAATCCAAGTCCGCAGACGAATTCTTCACTGTCTATAATTCCATTGTCACCAGGATGCGCGCCGCCAACATCCGCATTCCGCTGATGATTGACGCCGACCAGTGGGGCCAAAGCGAAAAGAACCTGCTCAAAGTGGGCCCCAAGCTCTTGCAAGCCGACCCGGAACACAACCTTTTGTTCTCGCTGCACATGTGGTGGCCCTCGGAACGTCACGACCCGAAAGCTACGGGCTACGCTACCGTTCAAGACCGAATC
Proteins encoded in this window:
- a CDS encoding putative DNA modification/repair radical SAM protein, yielding MDIREKLNILSAAAKYDVSCSSSGSKRQAPKGGLGSACSAGICHTWSSDGRCISLLKVLMSNACKYDCAYCINRRSNDIPRATFTPKELINLTLEFYRRNYIEGLFLSSAVVGSPDRTMEMLIQVAKELRTVHKFGGYIHLKAIPGASRELLYQAGLYADRSSVNIEIPTDRALQYLAPEKNHASIMTPMNFLAEKKMEYKADHSRYSPKFLPAGQSTQMIVGAAGESDLQILTLSNGFYKQQQMKRVYFSGYVPINADKRLPALTTKPPLVREHRLYQADWLMRFYKFGFDEIVDKANPNLDLDLDPKAAWALRHPEFFPIDIQTADYEMLLRVPGIGVKSAQLIVSGRRFSKIRLEQLKKMGVVLKRAQYFIYHPDTPACLRRLYPEMVRPLLLPKPQPLQLDLFTNQPLALPA
- a CDS encoding TIGR03915 family putative DNA repair protein, with translation MLSISYDSTFDGFLSVVFEIYRQHLEVGEIHGDRSTSPCNLFMQPFRIETCEEEAARLKRAIENYASADILELLHVAFRSEEEGIEMKILAYLRKVFDGKDPKYAKNPTSDEMLPLFMTARAVRHEAGGMLGLVRFSKTSDGTYFAEIEPKYDILDLIVGHFRGRFANEKWAIYDSKRGFGVYYAGHELAEITIPNMDAVSKATPPDEMVRLWQDYYQSIAIKERENPKLLKRCLPVYYWKHLPERQFSRC